One genomic region from Muriicola soli encodes:
- a CDS encoding phosphatidylserine decarboxylase yields MKVYKNLIVALVISFLAFSCSAPKEKVEYGKATKELITLLDNDPALKSMLESSLKKAKEINPNRNTNPAQNLAEYYEFVTWTETTMPWAIVKKEEYPEIFDNIFQGLCAFYFLIDQPLSELEGKGLVNNSLQYYEPFAKWLVTFSKSWGAYLDTEDSWNEEYYQMALNDPNFGLQNDWYEDPSNWKTFNQFFARYLKTPNMRPIASPDLDSVVVSFADSEPQGVWAIDSTSNLTEKEGVPVKSATLKSISKLIGNDSQYKDAFANGTFTHSFLNVNDYHRYHFPLSGTIKESRIIQGINPTGGQLWWDQENNRYAFNPTAKTGWQSVETRGCVILETNEYGLVALMPIGMGAVGSVNFEENITPGTIVKKGDMLGHFAFGGSDFIMIFQDGVTFTLDAPMQEDGQSYNHILMGERLGLLRKEE; encoded by the coding sequence ATGAAAGTATATAAAAATCTAATAGTTGCTTTAGTAATATCCTTTCTTGCATTTTCCTGCTCCGCACCAAAAGAAAAAGTCGAATACGGAAAGGCAACAAAAGAACTAATTACTCTTTTAGACAATGATCCTGCATTAAAATCAATGCTGGAATCTTCATTGAAGAAAGCAAAAGAGATTAACCCAAACAGAAACACGAATCCAGCTCAAAACCTTGCAGAATATTACGAATTCGTTACCTGGACGGAAACAACAATGCCTTGGGCCATAGTTAAAAAGGAAGAATATCCGGAAATATTCGACAATATTTTCCAGGGACTATGTGCGTTCTATTTCTTAATTGATCAGCCACTTTCGGAGCTGGAAGGAAAAGGATTAGTGAATAACTCCCTCCAGTATTATGAACCATTTGCCAAATGGCTGGTCACTTTTAGCAAATCATGGGGTGCTTATCTAGACACTGAAGATTCTTGGAATGAAGAATATTATCAAATGGCATTAAACGATCCAAATTTCGGTCTACAAAATGATTGGTATGAAGATCCATCCAATTGGAAGACTTTTAACCAATTCTTTGCCAGATATTTGAAGACTCCTAATATGCGACCAATTGCAAGTCCAGATTTAGATTCTGTAGTCGTATCATTTGCAGATTCAGAACCTCAGGGTGTATGGGCGATAGATAGCACCTCGAATCTGACTGAGAAAGAGGGAGTTCCAGTAAAGTCTGCTACTCTCAAATCTATATCAAAACTTATTGGCAATGACAGTCAGTACAAAGATGCATTTGCGAATGGTACATTCACCCATTCCTTCCTGAATGTGAACGACTATCACAGGTATCATTTTCCTCTGAGTGGCACAATAAAAGAGTCCAGGATAATTCAAGGTATCAATCCAACAGGTGGACAACTTTGGTGGGACCAAGAAAACAATAGATATGCATTTAACCCAACTGCCAAAACGGGGTGGCAATCTGTGGAGACTAGAGGATGTGTTATCCTTGAAACTAATGAATATGGACTTGTCGCTTTAATGCCCATTGGGATGGGAGCTGTCGGGTCAGTAAATTTTGAAGAAAATATTACTCCCGGAACTATCGTGAAAAAAGGCGACATGCTTGGGCACTTTGCCTTTGGAGGATCTGACTTCATTATGATCTTTCAGGATGGTGTTACGTTCACTTTAGATGCACCAATGCAGGAGGATGGCCAATCATATAATCATATATTAATGGGAGAACGTTTAGGTCTATTGCGGAAAGAAGAATAA
- a CDS encoding DUF6090 family protein, with amino-acid sequence MEKNKTGKYLKYAIGEIVLVVIGILIALSINNWNIEKNNRIEEVKILKNLRSDFEASIKELDELDEIRKSSLSCIKTIFSIIETKTNPYSEKQLDSLVMYASVPPTYNGQMGTLEMLFNSGKVNIISNDEIKNLLITWPGLVDDVTEEEIILRDLSYNQYDNNSSKYLSKTNQMKLFKYRNIPFQSMPNGAMKSNYDGYFKDSDIENNYAMRMSLLLLIENGSENLVQVAKYIINKIDIELKNNK; translated from the coding sequence ATGGAAAAAAATAAAACAGGAAAGTATTTAAAATATGCCATTGGAGAAATTGTTCTAGTGGTCATTGGAATTTTGATTGCACTTTCTATAAATAATTGGAACATTGAAAAAAACAATAGAATTGAAGAAGTTAAAATACTTAAAAATCTTCGTTCAGATTTTGAGGCTTCAATTAAAGAATTAGATGAATTAGATGAAATTAGAAAATCTTCTTTATCATGTATAAAAACTATTTTTTCAATTATTGAAACCAAAACAAATCCTTATTCTGAAAAGCAGTTAGACAGTTTGGTAATGTACGCTTCGGTACCACCTACGTACAATGGACAAATGGGAACCCTGGAAATGCTTTTTAATTCAGGAAAGGTGAATATTATTTCAAATGATGAAATAAAAAATCTTTTAATTACTTGGCCAGGACTTGTTGATGATGTGACGGAAGAAGAAATAATACTTAGAGACTTAAGCTATAATCAATATGATAATAATAGTAGTAAATACTTATCCAAGACTAACCAAATGAAGCTGTTTAAGTATAGAAATATTCCTTTTCAATCAATGCCAAATGGTGCTATGAAGTCCAATTATGATGGATATTTTAAAGATTCTGACATAGAAAATAATTATGCTATGAGAATGTCACTATTGTTGCTTATAGAAAATGGGTCAGAAAATTTAGTACAGGTAGCAAAGTATATTATTAATAAGATTGACATTGAATTAAAAAATAATAAATAA
- a CDS encoding DUF6090 family protein: MIKFFRKIRQNLLSENKFSKYLIYAIGEILLVIIGILIAVSINGWNEDRKLKNAEQSILKDLKQEMIINLKALEFAIEENEKSFQTAIEMRALFRDRAAFDKMSDSMFYTSFRKLNWNVTYDPQNGILNSIISSGQINQLSNKELKYLLASLKELTTDAIENTRKIEAQRDDLIKSAWTDAMIIKDGKNLGLNMKSIYEHPEFRWATSHLFYFQRKDGLKEEKELRATLENIIELINENINK; the protein is encoded by the coding sequence ATGATAAAATTCTTTAGAAAAATTAGACAAAACTTACTTTCTGAAAATAAATTCAGTAAATATTTGATTTATGCTATTGGTGAGATTCTTCTTGTGATTATCGGAATCCTTATAGCGGTATCTATTAATGGTTGGAATGAAGACCGAAAGCTAAAAAATGCAGAGCAGTCTATTCTCAAAGACCTTAAACAAGAAATGATAATAAATCTGAAAGCTTTGGAATTCGCAATTGAGGAAAACGAAAAATCCTTTCAAACCGCAATAGAGATGAGAGCGCTTTTTAGAGACAGAGCAGCTTTTGATAAAATGTCAGATAGTATGTTTTATACATCATTCAGAAAATTGAATTGGAACGTCACTTATGATCCGCAAAATGGGATACTTAATTCAATAATCTCTTCAGGACAAATCAATCAACTTTCTAATAAGGAACTAAAATATTTACTGGCATCTCTAAAGGAATTGACAACAGATGCTATAGAAAATACAAGAAAAATTGAAGCCCAAAGAGATGATTTGATAAAATCAGCTTGGACTGATGCCATGATTATTAAAGATGGAAAAAATCTGGGATTAAATATGAAATCAATATATGAGCATCCAGAATTTAGATGGGCAACGAGCCATCTTTTTTATTTTCAACGAAAAGATGGATTAAAAGAAGAAAAAGAGCTAAGGGCAACTTTAGAGAATATTATTGAACTTATTAATGAAAATATTAATAAATAA
- a CDS encoding cyanophycinase gives MKISFVLFITVLLPIVSIAQENKVTTGNENGTLIAIGGGDIGHTNIMKEFRKLAGGDSAKIVVIPTAFVRDNEIDTLLLKRNFKEYGIPNFTVLHTNDSTEVNTDDFVKPIKEATGIYFTGGRHWRIADSYLNTKVHKELLQLLDRGGVIAGSSAGATIQGSYLARGDTKNNQIMMGDHEIGFGFISNIAIDQHVLSRNRQFDMFTILEKKPELLGVGIDESTAIVVKGDILEVIGESYVIIYDKSFWSIEHNPFDEETQRELPNKNQLFYFLKSGDKYNLRDRKVIRN, from the coding sequence TTGAAAATATCATTCGTACTTTTTATCACAGTACTCTTACCTATTGTAAGTATAGCACAGGAAAATAAAGTAACTACAGGAAATGAAAATGGGACACTTATAGCGATTGGTGGTGGAGATATTGGACACACTAATATTATGAAAGAATTTCGGAAACTGGCTGGCGGAGATTCTGCGAAAATAGTAGTTATACCAACAGCATTTGTGAGGGACAATGAAATAGATACATTGTTATTAAAAAGAAATTTCAAAGAATATGGAATACCTAATTTTACTGTTCTACATACAAATGATTCTACTGAGGTAAATACAGATGATTTTGTGAAACCGATTAAGGAAGCTACAGGTATTTATTTTACAGGTGGTAGACATTGGAGAATAGCAGATAGTTATTTAAATACTAAAGTACACAAGGAACTATTACAATTATTGGACAGAGGTGGCGTAATTGCAGGTTCGTCAGCAGGCGCAACTATACAAGGTTCCTATTTAGCAAGAGGAGATACGAAAAACAATCAAATAATGATGGGAGACCATGAAATTGGATTCGGATTTATTTCAAATATTGCTATTGACCAACACGTGTTAAGCCGAAATAGACAGTTTGATATGTTTACAATCCTAGAGAAAAAACCTGAACTTTTGGGTGTCGGAATTGATGAGAGTACAGCTATCGTGGTCAAAGGAGATATTTTGGAAGTTATTGGAGAAAGTTATGTTATTATCTATGACAAATCGTTCTGGTCAATTGAACATAATCCATTCGATGAGGAAACTCAAAGAGAACTTCCAAATAAAAACCAATTATTCTATTTTTTGAAAAGTGGAGATAAATATAATTTAAGAGACAGAAAAGTCATTCGCAATTAA
- a CDS encoding DUF6090 family protein: protein MIQFFRKIRKSLLTQGKIGKYIPYALGEIFLVVVGILLALQINNWNEHKKQKSIAKELLKDIEISLANNYTQLNFVINYNQEGNTSAELIKHQIQNNLPYHDSLDLHFSKAIQYSTPVLKNPGYESLKVFGLNLVENDSLIKALGDFYNMGWIETLVFRQESYYYGTASPILVELFESVAMRNSMKPFNYNTLLTSNEYLSILNTMIAYRKDQNVWYFENLQQLDEIKNMISEELQKP from the coding sequence GTGATTCAATTTTTTCGTAAAATCAGGAAATCACTTTTGACCCAGGGAAAAATTGGGAAATACATTCCCTATGCATTAGGGGAAATTTTCCTGGTTGTAGTTGGAATCCTGCTTGCGCTCCAAATAAATAATTGGAATGAGCACAAGAAACAAAAATCGATCGCCAAAGAATTATTAAAGGATATTGAAATTTCACTGGCCAACAATTACACTCAGTTGAACTTTGTAATCAATTATAATCAAGAAGGGAATACATCTGCTGAATTAATAAAGCACCAAATTCAAAATAATCTCCCATATCACGATTCATTGGACCTCCATTTTTCAAAAGCAATTCAATACAGCACACCTGTATTAAAAAATCCAGGATATGAAAGTTTAAAGGTATTTGGTCTTAATTTAGTAGAAAATGATAGCCTAATAAAAGCCCTAGGTGATTTCTACAACATGGGCTGGATTGAAACCTTAGTTTTTCGACAAGAAAGTTATTACTACGGTACCGCTTCCCCAATATTAGTGGAGCTATTTGAGTCTGTAGCGATGAGAAACAGTATGAAGCCATTCAATTACAATACTCTGCTTACTTCAAATGAGTATCTGAGCATTTTAAATACAATGATTGCTTATAGAAAAGATCAAAATGTTTGGTATTTCGAAAACTTACAACAGCTTGACGAAATCAAGAATATGATAAGTGAGGAGTTACAGAAACCATAA
- a CDS encoding DUF6090 family protein, translating to MIKFFRKIRLNLVSEGKTGKYLKYAFGEILLVVIGILIALSINNWNENRKSQKVANEIYLNLRNSLVQDSTEVQRIIKSQSKSLNVQKELILKQASQESIEFEEINLHQLIEDIQIGVFSFFPKTGIYNSIVSNNGMDLLKSTKIKASLINLYDYQYERYANMDATIENKYHSRLFPVIFKKIGYVGNVTENPDQLLFKENYEELVSECRNVHGILTSNRDLLIEISKEINELLQMIRDELDK from the coding sequence ATGATAAAATTCTTTAGAAAAATAAGATTAAACTTGGTTTCAGAGGGAAAAACTGGAAAGTATCTAAAATATGCATTTGGAGAGATTCTTCTTGTAGTAATTGGAATCTTGATTGCGCTATCCATAAATAATTGGAATGAAAACAGGAAATCGCAAAAAGTAGCCAACGAAATTTATCTCAATTTACGTAACTCACTCGTTCAAGATTCAACTGAAGTTCAGAGAATAATTAAATCGCAAAGTAAGAGTTTAAATGTACAGAAAGAATTGATTTTAAAACAAGCAAGTCAAGAGTCAATTGAATTTGAAGAAATTAATTTGCATCAATTAATTGAAGATATACAAATAGGAGTATTTAGTTTCTTCCCAAAGACTGGAATTTATAATTCTATCGTTTCAAATAATGGAATGGACCTTTTAAAATCAACGAAAATTAAGGCTTCATTAATTAATCTTTATGACTATCAATATGAAAGATACGCAAATATGGATGCCACAATTGAAAATAAATATCACTCCCGACTATTTCCTGTAATATTTAAGAAAATCGGGTACGTAGGTAATGTTACTGAAAATCCTGACCAATTATTATTCAAAGAAAATTACGAAGAATTAGTTTCTGAATGTAGAAACGTTCATGGTATTTTAACTTCAAATAGGGATTTACTCATTGAAATTAGCAAAGAGATAAATGAGTTATTACAAATGATTAGAGATGAACTTGACAAATAA
- a CDS encoding DUF6090 family protein has translation MIKFFRKIRQNLLIENKTGKYFKYAFGEIVLVVIGILIALQINSWNEERIIKNNINLYLGALMQDMKEDIKIIKSGRRYHIFRIHSGIYMLDLYNPEEKLTFLSDNNNLPVWEDPSWRWEGPVPTKYDTNFINTSLVWLFRYQPTYPVKRTIDEFSSLGLFSKMENHALKIQIEKYYNYFDWTHNDSNKEYNTTVLWNKSLVESGIGYMDLANLENPIEVIFSDKSRRAILKNMIDESIYKSSTDEAILTYLSKLINEIEVEIQRN, from the coding sequence ATGATAAAATTCTTTCGTAAAATTCGACAAAACTTACTTATAGAAAACAAAACTGGAAAGTATTTTAAGTATGCCTTCGGAGAGATTGTTCTCGTGGTTATTGGGATATTGATTGCTTTACAAATCAATAGCTGGAATGAGGAAAGAATTATAAAAAATAATATTAATCTTTATTTAGGCGCTTTAATGCAGGATATGAAGGAAGATATTAAGATTATTAAGAGCGGCCGACGTTATCATATTTTTCGTATTCATTCTGGCATCTATATGCTTGATTTATACAACCCAGAAGAAAAACTGACTTTTCTTTCTGATAACAACAATTTGCCAGTGTGGGAAGATCCTAGTTGGAGATGGGAAGGCCCTGTGCCAACTAAATATGACACTAATTTTATAAACACCAGCCTTGTTTGGCTGTTTAGGTATCAACCTACCTATCCAGTTAAAAGGACTATCGATGAATTTAGCAGTTTAGGATTATTTTCAAAAATGGAAAATCATGCGCTTAAAATTCAAATCGAAAAGTATTATAATTATTTTGATTGGACACATAACGACTCAAATAAAGAATATAATACGACCGTTTTATGGAATAAATCTTTAGTTGAAAGTGGAATTGGGTATATGGATCTGGCCAATTTAGAGAACCCCATTGAAGTTATATTTTCGGATAAATCGCGTAGAGCTATTCTTAAAAACATGATTGACGAATCTATTTATAAATCATCTACGGACGAAGCGATTCTTACCTATTTAAGCAAGTTGATAAACGAAATTGAGGTAGAAATACAAAGGAATTAA